The Solibacillus sp. FSL W7-1436 genome window below encodes:
- a CDS encoding argininosuccinate synthase: MANKKVVLAYSGGLDTSVAIPWLKEQGWDVIAVCLDVGEGKDLEFIRNKALQVGAVESYMIDAKDEFAEDFALISLQGHTWYEQKYPLVSALSRPLISKKLVEIANETNADAVAHGCTGKGNDQVRFEVSIKALNPDLEVLAPVREWGWSRDEEIEYAAKHGVPIPATLDSPFSIDQNLWGRANEAGVMEDPWVAPPEEAYGLTVSLEEAPNTPEYVEIEFVEGKPVSINGIQMKLADLIQELNKIAGEHGIGRIDHVENRLVGIKSREVYEIPGAKVLLTAHKELEDITLVKELAHFKPIIEQKLSEIIYNGLWFNPIRTALQAFLKETQKYVNGTVRVKLYKGHAIVEGRKSPNSLYSEELATYSKHDQFNHASAVGFIELWGMPTVVASEVAKSAKQPVNK; encoded by the coding sequence ATGGCGAACAAAAAAGTCGTATTGGCATATTCAGGTGGTCTTGATACATCAGTAGCAATTCCATGGTTAAAAGAACAAGGTTGGGACGTAATCGCAGTATGTCTTGATGTTGGTGAAGGTAAGGACTTAGAATTTATCCGTAACAAAGCACTTCAAGTAGGTGCTGTTGAATCATATATGATCGATGCAAAAGATGAGTTTGCTGAAGACTTTGCATTAATCTCATTACAAGGACACACTTGGTATGAGCAAAAGTATCCATTAGTTTCTGCATTATCTCGTCCATTAATTTCTAAAAAATTAGTAGAAATCGCAAATGAAACAAATGCCGATGCAGTAGCACACGGCTGTACGGGTAAAGGGAATGACCAAGTACGTTTCGAAGTGTCAATCAAAGCATTAAATCCGGATCTTGAAGTTTTAGCACCTGTACGTGAGTGGGGCTGGAGCCGTGACGAAGAAATCGAATACGCAGCGAAACACGGTGTTCCGATTCCTGCAACACTTGATTCACCATTCTCGATCGACCAAAACCTATGGGGCCGTGCAAACGAAGCGGGTGTAATGGAAGATCCTTGGGTTGCACCACCAGAAGAAGCATACGGTTTAACGGTTTCATTGGAAGAAGCACCGAATACACCGGAATACGTTGAAATCGAATTTGTTGAAGGAAAGCCTGTTTCGATTAACGGTATTCAAATGAAACTAGCAGACTTAATTCAAGAATTAAATAAAATTGCTGGTGAACACGGCATCGGACGTATCGACCACGTTGAAAACCGTCTAGTTGGTATCAAGTCTCGTGAAGTATACGAAATTCCGGGTGCGAAAGTATTATTGACAGCGCATAAAGAATTAGAAGATATTACATTAGTAAAAGAATTGGCGCATTTCAAACCGATCATCGAACAAAAACTATCTGAAATCATCTATAACGGTCTTTGGTTCAACCCGATCCGTACAGCGCTTCAAGCGTTCTTAAAAGAAACGCAAAAGTATGTAAACGGAACAGTTCGTGTAAAACTTTACAAAGGCCATGCGATTGTTGAAGGACGTAAATCTCCAAATTCTCTATACTCTGAAGAATTGGCGACATATTCTAAACATGACCAATTCAACCACGCTTCTGCTGTAGGCTTCATCGAATTATGGGGTATGCCGACAGTTGTTGCATCAGAAGTAGCAAAAAGCGCAAAACAACCAGTAAATAAATAA
- the argH gene encoding argininosuccinate lyase encodes MAKLWGGRFQKSAESWVDEFGASIGFDQQLVLEDIEGSVAHVTMLGAQNILPKEDVEKILDGLAQLKVKAEAGELEFSVSNEDIHLNLEKMLIDLIGTVGGKLHTGRSRNDQVATDMHLFLKKRVPEVIGLIEHFQKTIVEQAEQNVDTIAPGYTHLQRAQPISFAHHLMVYFWQLQRDKERFTESMKRIDILPLGAGAMAGTTFPIDRLKSAELLGFAEVYANSMDAVSDRDFIVEFLSNSALLMTHLSRFAEEIIIWSTDEFKFIELDDAFSTGSSIMPQKKNPDMAELIRGKTGRAYGNLMGLLTVLKGTPLTYNKDMQEDKEGMFDTMETVLGSLKIFEGMVRTMTVNKARLHSAVHSDFSNATELADYLATKGMPFREAHEVTGKLVFTCIQQGIYLLDLPLEEMQKESALIEEDIYAVLAPEAAVSRRNSLGGTGFEQVALQIQNAKQLLV; translated from the coding sequence ATGGCAAAATTATGGGGCGGTCGTTTCCAGAAATCTGCAGAAAGCTGGGTTGACGAATTCGGGGCATCGATTGGCTTTGATCAGCAGTTAGTGTTGGAAGATATTGAAGGTTCTGTAGCACATGTCACAATGCTTGGTGCACAAAATATTTTACCAAAAGAAGATGTCGAGAAAATTCTGGACGGTCTTGCACAATTAAAAGTAAAAGCCGAAGCGGGTGAACTGGAGTTTTCGGTTTCCAATGAAGACATCCATTTAAATCTTGAAAAAATGCTGATTGATCTGATCGGTACTGTTGGCGGGAAGCTTCATACTGGGCGCTCACGTAATGACCAAGTCGCAACAGATATGCACTTATTCTTAAAGAAACGCGTACCTGAAGTAATCGGCTTAATCGAGCATTTCCAAAAAACGATTGTCGAGCAGGCAGAGCAGAATGTGGATACGATTGCACCTGGCTACACGCATTTACAGCGTGCACAGCCAATTAGTTTTGCCCACCATTTAATGGTGTACTTCTGGCAGCTGCAACGTGATAAAGAACGTTTTACAGAATCAATGAAGCGCATTGATATTTTACCTTTAGGAGCCGGGGCGATGGCAGGTACAACATTCCCGATCGACCGTTTGAAATCAGCTGAACTGCTTGGTTTTGCGGAAGTGTATGCCAATTCAATGGATGCGGTAAGTGACCGTGATTTTATCGTTGAATTTTTATCGAATTCAGCTCTATTGATGACACACTTATCACGTTTTGCGGAAGAAATCATTATTTGGTCAACGGATGAATTTAAATTTATCGAGCTGGATGATGCATTCTCAACAGGATCATCTATTATGCCACAAAAGAAAAATCCGGATATGGCGGAACTGATTCGTGGGAAAACAGGCCGTGCATACGGGAACTTAATGGGGCTGTTAACAGTTTTAAAAGGTACGCCGTTAACGTACAACAAGGATATGCAGGAAGATAAAGAAGGCATGTTCGATACGATGGAAACGGTATTAGGATCACTGAAAATTTTCGAAGGCATGGTTCGTACGATGACGGTCAACAAAGCGCGTCTACACAGTGCGGTACATTCAGACTTTTCGAATGCGACAGAGCTTGCGGATTATTTGGCGACGAAAGGAATGCCGTTCCGTGAAGCGCATGAAGTAACAGGAAAGCTTGTATTTACATGCATCCAGCAAGGAATCTACCTGCTGGACCTGCCATTGGAAGAAATGCAGAAAGAATCTGCATTAATTGAAGAAGATATTTATGCAGTACTTGCACCGGAAGCTGCTGTAAGCCGACGTAATTCATTAGGCGGCACAGGTTTTGAGCAGGTGGCACTTCAAATTCAAAATGCGAAACAGCTGTTAGTATAG
- the ltrA gene encoding group II intron reverse transcriptase/maturase codes for MEGLINVIISRDNLNEAFEKVRKNKGAAGVDAKDIEATRQYLKENNTQIIEMIKTGKYKPQPVKRVEIPKPDGGKRLLGIPTVTDRVIQQAVVQVLTPILDPMFSNYSYGFRPNKSAHQAIEQARSYIEEGHKFVVDIDLEKFFDRVQHDKLMSLMAKYILCKPTLKLIRSFLNAGTMIDGTFIHSKEGTPQGGPLSPLLSNVILHELDKELEKRNHKFVRYADDCNIYVKSERAGERVKEGVTTFIEKKLKLKVNEEKSAVGKPIARVFLGVSFYNARGVIRVYVPKKSKKRFEEKLKYITNRNYSIDMESRIQKINYLIQGWGNYFKIADIKSYAKEIDSHIRRRLRACRWKEWKRTITKYRNLKRLGINHNDAYRMANTRKGYWRSSNNPIIDRALNNKYWLKLKLKNLATIINPT; via the coding sequence ATGGAAGGATTAATCAACGTAATAATAAGCAGAGATAATTTGAACGAAGCTTTTGAGAAAGTGCGTAAAAATAAAGGTGCAGCCGGTGTCGATGCGAAAGATATAGAGGCAACCCGCCAATACTTAAAAGAGAATAATACTCAGATTATCGAAATGATTAAAACAGGTAAATATAAACCGCAACCGGTTAAAAGAGTTGAAATTCCCAAACCAGATGGAGGGAAACGACTATTAGGAATTCCCACGGTTACAGACCGTGTTATTCAACAAGCGGTTGTACAAGTGTTAACCCCAATACTAGACCCAATGTTTAGTAACTATAGTTATGGGTTTCGCCCGAATAAAAGTGCTCATCAAGCAATTGAACAAGCAAGAAGTTATATTGAGGAAGGTCATAAGTTTGTCGTAGACATCGACTTAGAGAAATTCTTTGATAGAGTTCAGCATGACAAGCTGATGTCACTCATGGCGAAATATATTTTATGTAAACCGACATTAAAGCTAATAAGAAGTTTCTTAAACGCTGGTACCATGATAGACGGAACTTTTATTCACTCAAAAGAAGGTACGCCACAAGGTGGACCGTTAAGTCCATTACTGAGTAATGTAATCCTTCATGAACTTGATAAAGAACTAGAGAAACGCAATCATAAATTCGTTCGTTACGCAGATGACTGCAACATTTATGTCAAAAGTGAAAGAGCAGGAGAACGAGTTAAAGAAGGCGTCACGACATTTATCGAAAAGAAACTTAAATTAAAAGTGAATGAAGAGAAATCAGCAGTGGGAAAGCCGATAGCACGTGTATTTTTAGGTGTGAGCTTCTATAACGCCAGAGGTGTAATCAGAGTATACGTGCCAAAGAAATCAAAGAAGCGTTTCGAAGAAAAGCTAAAATATATTACAAATCGTAATTACTCAATTGATATGGAATCGCGCATTCAGAAAATCAATTATCTCATTCAAGGATGGGGCAACTATTTTAAAATTGCCGACATAAAATCCTACGCAAAGGAAATAGATAGCCATATTCGAAGAAGATTAAGGGCATGTCGATGGAAAGAATGGAAAAGAACCATAACAAAATATAGAAACCTCAAAAGACTAGGTATCAACCATAACGATGCCTATAGAATGGCCAATACTCGTAAAGGGTACTGGCGCTCCTCAAATAATCCAATCATCGACCGAGCATTAAACAATAAATATTGGTTAAAACTCAAGTTGAAAAACCTCGCTACAATCATTAATCCTACATAA
- a CDS encoding MFS transporter: MTNTKTSQTWVLTLFALGVFMAALDNGIISAALTTINSSFNVEANWGAWGVTLYTLGLAISVPIVGKLSDRYGRKKLFIVEIALFGLGSLLVALSPNFTFYLISRFIQAMGGGGIFIIGTSYVVSTLPAEKQGKALGLLGGMNGVAAVLGPNIGSVILDLTGSWHWLFLINVPIAIFLVIMGYLKLEETKDAAPGKLDMTGTVLLSVAILGIMYGLTNIEGINFFSSLIEPTVYPYLLAGIIVLVILYFYETRLERRGGDPILPVALMRQPTYLLTLLLGLLSGAMLAAMIFIPAFSEQVLGIKSEHAGYWMTPLALAAGIGAAVGGILVDKRGPVLAVLFSGLVAAIGFFLFPTWIDAKWQFVIASVIGGVGMGVLLGAPLNILATEKLEANKGTALASLSLIRTIGMTIAPTIYAGFIARGFSEIPSLFKNDFQGILQQNVQQANLSEQATAELAQVGSQFAAGGQFSEEQMMTVVQNIQDPTLKEVILNSVNEVTVMAAQNGYGGLFYSAVVIAICIFAVGLILKPIRKKSLEI, encoded by the coding sequence ATGACAAATACAAAGACTTCGCAAACATGGGTGCTTACGTTATTTGCACTTGGCGTATTTATGGCTGCACTCGATAACGGAATCATCAGTGCCGCACTGACAACGATCAACAGCTCGTTTAATGTCGAAGCAAACTGGGGAGCCTGGGGTGTTACACTGTACACACTCGGGTTGGCAATCAGTGTTCCGATCGTAGGGAAACTTTCAGACCGTTATGGACGCAAGAAACTGTTTATTGTGGAAATTGCGTTATTTGGTCTTGGTTCACTGCTCGTTGCACTTAGCCCGAACTTTACGTTTTATCTGATTTCCCGCTTTATCCAGGCGATGGGCGGAGGTGGTATTTTTATTATCGGTACTTCGTATGTCGTCAGTACACTGCCTGCGGAAAAGCAAGGGAAAGCATTAGGGTTGCTTGGCGGAATGAATGGGGTTGCCGCTGTTTTAGGTCCGAATATCGGAAGTGTCATTTTGGATCTGACAGGCAGCTGGCATTGGCTTTTTTTAATTAATGTGCCGATCGCGATTTTCCTTGTGATCATGGGTTATCTCAAACTGGAGGAAACGAAAGATGCAGCACCCGGCAAGCTTGATATGACGGGTACGGTCCTGCTTTCTGTCGCGATTTTAGGGATTATGTACGGGCTGACAAATATTGAAGGGATTAACTTTTTCAGCTCTCTTATCGAACCGACAGTATATCCGTATTTACTAGCTGGCATTATCGTACTTGTTATCCTTTATTTCTATGAAACTCGTCTTGAGCGCCGTGGTGGGGACCCGATTCTACCGGTGGCATTAATGCGTCAGCCGACTTATTTACTGACATTGCTGTTAGGTCTTCTATCTGGTGCGATGCTTGCTGCAATGATTTTCATTCCGGCCTTTTCGGAGCAAGTATTGGGCATTAAATCCGAGCATGCCGGGTATTGGATGACACCGCTTGCACTGGCTGCAGGTATTGGGGCAGCGGTTGGCGGTATTTTAGTCGATAAAAGAGGCCCGGTTTTAGCGGTCCTGTTTTCAGGTCTCGTTGCGGCTATCGGCTTTTTCCTGTTCCCGACTTGGATTGATGCCAAATGGCAGTTTGTCATTGCATCCGTAATTGGCGGTGTCGGCATGGGGGTACTACTAGGTGCACCACTGAACATTTTGGCGACTGAAAAACTCGAAGCAAATAAAGGGACGGCTTTAGCGTCATTATCGTTAATCAGAACAATCGGGATGACGATCGCGCCAACGATTTATGCAGGATTTATCGCGCGCGGCTTCAGTGAAATTCCATCGCTATTTAAAAACGATTTCCAAGGAATTTTGCAGCAAAATGTACAACAGGCAAATTTATCTGAACAGGCAACTGCGGAGCTTGCTCAAGTGGGCAGTCAATTCGCGGCGGGCGGTCAGTTTTCCGAGGAACAAATGATGACTGTCGTTCAAAATATTCAGGATCCGACGCTTAAAGAAGTCATTTTGAATTCTGTCAATGAAGTAACGGTCATGGCAGCACAAAACGGCTATGGCGGCCTATTTTACTCGGCGGTTGTCATTGCCATCTGTATTTTTGCAGTTGGATTGATTTTGAAACCGATTCGAAAAAAATCATTGGAAATTTAA
- a CDS encoding toxic anion resistance protein, with protein sequence MAENPLFEDLNKRTEQEPAQTTDIVEQPQKQLVSEQELSQIRQRQEQLKQQPQVQQLAEKIDVKNQIAVLEFGKETAQGISTFSDRMLATIKQSNLEKSTTLLNNLNKIMDRFDPQDFQEEQKKGFLKKLFSKSKEQLERILSKYDTMNKEVDVVYNEIQKYEVEMKRNTVQLEQMYDENLNYFHTLSEHIAAIDIKVNDLRQQLPALSAKADSGDHEAIMELETITRGIELLEQRGYDLEMAQQVSFQSAPQIRLMQQGNNHLIGKINSAFVTTIPIFKQGLIHAVTMQRQKLVSDSMAELDRRTNEMLVRNAENVRQNSVNIARQAGSPSIKVETIETTWKTIISGIEETKQIQAETVRNREEGRKRIEQLQLEYEKLKSM encoded by the coding sequence ATGGCTGAAAATCCATTATTTGAAGATTTAAATAAACGTACCGAGCAAGAGCCGGCACAAACGACTGATATTGTCGAACAACCACAAAAACAACTTGTTTCGGAACAGGAGCTGTCTCAAATCCGTCAGCGTCAGGAGCAGTTAAAACAACAGCCGCAAGTTCAGCAGCTTGCAGAAAAAATCGATGTGAAAAACCAAATCGCGGTTCTCGAATTCGGTAAAGAAACAGCCCAGGGCATTTCAACGTTTTCAGACCGTATGCTCGCAACGATTAAACAGAGCAATTTGGAAAAATCAACTACATTACTGAACAATTTAAATAAAATTATGGACCGCTTTGATCCCCAGGATTTCCAGGAGGAGCAGAAAAAAGGTTTCCTGAAAAAACTGTTTTCAAAAAGCAAAGAGCAATTGGAGCGCATTTTATCCAAATATGACACGATGAACAAAGAAGTCGATGTCGTTTATAACGAAATTCAGAAGTATGAAGTGGAAATGAAACGTAATACCGTACAGCTGGAACAAATGTATGATGAGAATTTAAATTACTTCCATACATTGAGCGAGCATATTGCGGCAATCGATATTAAAGTAAATGATTTACGTCAGCAACTGCCTGCATTGTCGGCAAAAGCGGATTCCGGTGACCATGAAGCGATAATGGAACTTGAAACGATTACACGCGGAATCGAACTGCTGGAGCAACGTGGCTACGATCTTGAAATGGCGCAGCAAGTTTCTTTCCAGTCAGCACCGCAAATTCGTTTAATGCAGCAGGGGAACAACCATCTAATCGGAAAAATCAACTCGGCATTTGTAACGACAATTCCGATTTTCAAACAAGGTCTGATCCACGCCGTTACAATGCAGCGACAAAAGCTTGTTTCGGATTCGATGGCTGAACTGGACCGCCGTACAAATGAAATGCTTGTACGAAACGCGGAAAATGTCCGTCAAAATTCGGTCAACATTGCACGCCAGGCGGGAAGCCCGAGCATCAAAGTCGAAACGATTGAAACAACTTGGAAAACGATCATTTCCGGTATTGAAGAAACAAAACAAATTCAGGCAGAAACAGTGCGTAATCGTGAAGAAGGACGCAAACGTATTGAACAATTACAGCTTGAATATGAAAAATTAAAGAGCATGTAA
- a CDS encoding cytosine deaminase, producing the protein MMEKNLMKIDEFLKMPKSVIRRANERDVLSIKNELLILMNEKSDMYDKAHIRKLINEIQFLNVFVVKDDFDKTVFSYEPPKYASPRVTIKESGWIELIK; encoded by the coding sequence ATGATGGAAAAGAACTTAATGAAGATCGACGAATTTCTTAAAATGCCGAAAAGTGTTATACGCAGAGCAAATGAACGGGACGTATTGAGTATAAAGAATGAACTGCTTATATTAATGAATGAAAAAAGTGATATGTATGATAAGGCGCATATCCGAAAATTAATTAATGAAATCCAATTTTTAAATGTGTTTGTTGTAAAAGATGATTTTGATAAAACGGTATTTTCCTACGAACCCCCAAAGTACGCATCACCCCGTGTAACGATTAAAGAAAGTGGCTGGATCGAGCTAATCAAATAA